One window from the genome of Musa acuminata AAA Group cultivar baxijiao chromosome BXJ1-4, Cavendish_Baxijiao_AAA, whole genome shotgun sequence encodes:
- the LOC135583470 gene encoding uncharacterized protein LOC135583470, protein MGSDAVADDAYLTAMSRDVARKKRTNRSAKLKQCKLDARREQWLSQVRNKDCVVTSRRPPAASPPRHPVPSEKSNGRLKEEEQKEEQRVVAERDGSISNDSEDGSPTHGSTMNGCPNDSVKSLSSYGSSSRSISDAEEEEDDCEERGDEKGGMDDWEALADALSVVDEQPNSNPVAGNPDSKSIPCGMDKDCHEGLAKPVAKPMVPRAWRPDDASRPQSLPNLSKQRSLPVSTERRLAAAGCAQHGILSTPSSCPICYEDLDPTDSSFLPCNCGFRLCLFCHKRILEADGRCPGCRKQYAPVAGGEVRIGGGGQPFALHLSRSCSMSSRT, encoded by the exons atgggTTCCGATGCCGTGGCCGACGACGCCTATCTCACCGCCATGTCGCGGGACGTCGCCAGGAAAAAGAGG ACTAACAGGTCCGCGAAATTGAAGCAGTGCAAGCTCGACGCGCGGCGCGAGCAGTGGCTCTCGCAAG TGAGGAACAAGGATTGCGTGGTGACGAGCAGGCGGCCGCCCGCTGCGTCCCCTCCCCGTCATCCGGTTCCTTCTGAGAAGTCGAACGGGAGGTTGAAGGAAGAGGAGCAGAAGGAGGAGCAGCGGGTTGTAGCGGAACGGGATGGATCAATCTCTAACGACAGCGAGGACGGTTCTCCAACTCATGGTAGCACCATGAATGGATGCCCAAACGATAGTGTCAAGAGTTTAAGCAGCTATGGATCCTCCTCGAGAAGTATCAGCGATGctgaagaggaggaagatgattGTGAGGAGAGAGGTGATGAGAAAGGGGGCATGGACGATTGGGAAGCCCTAGCTGATGCATTGTCTGTCGTCGATGAACAACCCAATTCGAACCCTGTCGCCGGAAACCCAGATTCTAAGTCAATTCCCTGTGGCATGGACAAAGATTGCCATGAGGGTTTGGCAAAGCCTGTTGCTAAGCCGATGGTGCCCAGAGCTTGGAGGCCAGACGATGCTTCCCGCCCACAGAGCTTGCCCAATCTTTCGAAGCAGCGGAGCTTGCCGGTGAGCACAGAGCGGCGCCTTGCTGCAGCCGGGTGCGCACAGCATGGCATCCTCTCCACACCGTCTTCATGCCCCATTTGCTATGAGGACCTGGATCCAACTGACTCGAGCTTCCTCCCATGTAACTGTGGCTTTCGCCTTTGCTTGTTTTGCCACAAACGGATTCTCGAGGCAGACGGACGCTGCCCTGGGTGCAGGAAGCAGTATGCTCCTGTGGCGGGCGGTGAGGTCCGCATTGGTGGTGGAGGACAGCCTTTTGCTCTCCATCTATCTCGTTCTTGTAGCATGAGTTCAAGAACCTAG
- the LOC135648161 gene encoding uncharacterized protein LOC135648161: protein MEEEKAAAYYDELSRKGEGAARFKQGLGFSSSSTTSNSDRFPSKPKTSSSSLFSTFIRASSPNAKPPDDQHSRQARLEVIQNKLNKERRHHDYRRSLSPSPDRDRPRRRSSRDRDDRRSPSSSPDRNRRRRRSRDRDDRRSGDRRRRSPSRESRREPDGRGSSHRGRGSRDRDEDSSHSRSRRRSSSRSPRRESRGADRERKGGHEKERGGEKHRSARAKNGGGVDYSQLIEGYSNMTPAERVKAKMKLQLSETVAKDTDRGMGSGWERFDFNKEAPLDDDDEIEAADDDASLVKNIGKSFRYSAVEAKREEEIKAAHDNAMFGASAACADSPVLEMESVHVDVTEDASDKTITDSLVSDKVIAMQQSSWRDRARRFRNDSES, encoded by the exons ATGGAGGAAGAGAAGGCGGCCGCCTACTACGACGAGCTCAGCCGCAAGGGCGAGGGCGCCGCACGCTTCAAACAGGGCCtcggcttctcctcctcctccaccacctccaacTCCGACCGCTTCCCATCCAAACCcaagacctcctcctcctccctcttctctacCTTCATCCGCGCCTCGAGCCCTAATGCGAAGCCCCCCGACGATCAGCACAGCAGGCAAGCCCGGCTCGAGGTCATCCAGAACAAGCTCAATAAAGAGCGCCGCCACCACGATTACCGCCGCTCCCTCTCCCCTTCACCCGACCGCGATCGCCCCCGCCGCCGCAGCAGCAGAGACCGAGATGACCGccgctccccttcttcttctcccgaCCGCaatcgccgtcgccgtcgcagcCGAGACCGGGACGACCGCCGCTCCGGTGATCGTAGGCGCCGTTCTCCGAGCCGCGAGAGTCGGAGGGAACCGGATGGCCGTGGATCTAGCCACCGCGGCCGCGGTTCCCGCGACCGAGATGAGGATTCCTCCCACTCCAGAAGTAGAAGACGGAGTTCGAGCCGATCCCCTAGGAGGGAATCCCGCGGTGCGGATCGAGAGCGAAAGGGTGGGCATGAAAAGGAAAGGGGTGGAGAGAAGCATAGGAGCGCGAGGGCTAAGAATGGTGGTGGTGTTGATTATTCTCAGTTAATCGAGGGTTACTCAAACATG ACACCAGCTGAAAGAGTTAAAGCAAAGATGAAGCTTCAGCTCTCAGAAACTG TTGCAAAGGATACAGATAGGGGAATGGGCAGTGGATGGGAACGGTTTGATTTTAACAAGGAGGCAccacttgatgatgatgatgaaattgaag CGGCAGACGATGATGCCTCACTAGTAAAGAATATTGGAAAGAGTTTCAGATATTCTGCAGTTGAG GCCAAGCGGGAGGAAGAAATCAAGGCTGCTCATGACAACGCCATGTTTGGAGCATCTGCTGCATGTGCTGATTCCCCAGTTCTTGAAATGGAATCTGTTCATGTTGATGTCACAGAGGATGCTAGCGACAAGACTATCACGGATTCTCTAGTAAGCGACAAG GTGATTGCGATGCAACAAAGTTCTTGGCGAGATCGAGCTCGCAGGTTCCGAAACGACTCAGAAAGTTGA
- the LOC108952097 gene encoding uncharacterized protein LOC108952097 has protein sequence MASSTASRWFRPEVYPLFAAVGVAVGICGFQLIRNICINPEVRINKEGRAAGVLENYAEGEKYAEHSLRRFVRNRNPEIMPAINNFFTNPSK, from the exons ATGGCTTCTTCCACCGCCAGTCGCTGGTTTAGGCCCGAG GTGTACCCGCTGTTTGCGGCGGTCGGGGTGGCGGTGGGGATCTGCGGCTTCCAGCTGATCCGCAACATTTGCATCAACCCCGAAGTGAG GATTAATAAGGAAGGCAGAGCCGCAGGAGTGCTGGAGAACTATGCAGAAGGAGAGAAATACGCCGAGCATAGTCTCCGAAGGTTTGTTCGGAACAGAAACCCTGAAATCATGCCAGCAATTAACAATTTCTTTACTAATCCGAGCAAATAA
- the LOC103981315 gene encoding endoglucanase 7, translated as MEGEEDRRRISKKHVAGFAIPWVPLILILLGFPPASRAASDYRDALSKSLLYFEAQRSGRLPHDQRVAWRGNSGLTDGLEQGVDLVGGYYDAGDHVKFGLPMAFTITMLSWSMVEYGDGVAEAGELKHALEAIKWGTDYFIKAHTQPNVFWAQVGDGDTDHYCWQRPEDMTTSRQAYKIDAEHPGSEVAGETAAAMAAASMVFQGINPHYSHVLLHHAQELFAFGDEHRGKYDDSIGAAVKSFYPSVSGYADELLWAALWLHRATGREEYLDYVIRNADELNGTTWAISEFSWDIKYAGLQILASKLLMEKGKDLRAEQKTVLEEYRSKAEHYLCSCLNMNGEDGSNVHRTPAGLLFVRHWNNMQYVAGAVFLLTVYSDYLAASNQRLHCPRGSLGSRDLLAFAKSQVDYILGANPAGVSYLVGHGARYPTRVHHRAASSVSYKADKSFLGCSQGYDEWYGRRSENPNVLVGALVGGPDDIDEFSDARGNHMQTEACTYNTALMVGVFAKLSELEGRSSSSRRKLHHTNSILS; from the exons ATGGAGGGTGAAGAAGACAGGAGGAGGATCTCAAAGAAGCATGTTGCTGGATTTGCGATCCCTTGGGTCCCCTTGATCCTTATTCTTCTCGGCTTTCCTCCTGCCTCTCGAGCTGCGTCGGACTACCGGGACGCGCTATCCAAGAGCCTGCTCTACTTCGAGGCGCAGCGCTCCGGCCGCCTTCCTCACGACCAGCGCGTCGCGTGGCGCGGCAACTCCGGCCTCACCGACGGCCTCGAACAAGGG GTTGACTTGGTCGGAGGGTACTACGACGCCGGAGACCACGTCAAGTTCGGTTTACCGATGGCTTTCACGATAACGATGCTGTCGTGGAGCATGGTGGAGTATGGCGACGGTGTCGCGGAGGCTGGAGAGTTGAAGCACGCGTTGGAGGCCATAAAATGGGGGACCGATTACTTCATCAAAGCCCACACTCAGCCAAATGTCTTCTGGGCTCAG GTCGGAGATGGTGACACCGACCATTACTGCTGGCAAAGGCCGGAGGACATGACGACGTCGAGACAAGCTTACAAGATCGATGCGGAGCATCCGGGATCGGAGGTAGCAGGAGAGACGGCAGCGGCAATGGCGGCTGCATCCATGGTGTTCCAGGGGATCAACCCACATTACTCCCACGTCCTGCTGCACCATGCTCAAGAG TTGTTCGCGTTTGGCGACGAGCACAGGGGGAAGTACGACGACAGCATCGGGGCGGCCGTGAAGAGCTTCTATCCGTCGGTGAGCGGCTACGCCGACGAGCTGCTATGGGCGGCGCTGTGGCTCCACCGGGCGACGGGGAGGGAGGAGTACTTGGATTACGTGATCCGGAATGCTGATGAGCTCAATGGAACTACATGGGCGATATCTGAATTCAGCTGGGACATCAAATATGCTGGTCTTCAGATTCTTGCTTCCAAG TTGTTGATGGAGAAAGGAAAGGATCTACGAGCGGAGCAGAAGACGGTGTTGGAGGAGTACAGGTCAAAGGCTGAGCATTACTTGTGCTCCTGTCTCAACATGAACGGCGAGGACGGCTCCAACGTCCACCGCACGCCCGCCGGCCTCCTCTTCGTCCGCCACTGGAACAACATGCAGTACGTCGCGGGCGCCGTCTTCCTTCTCACCGTCTACTCCGACTACCTCGCCGCCTCCAACCAACGCCTGCACTGCCCACGGGGTTCCTTGGGCTCTCGAGACCTCCTGGCCTTCGCCAAGTCCCAGGTGGACTACATCCTGGGCGCCAACCCGGCCGGGGTCAGCTACTTGGTCGGTCATGGAGCGAGGTACCCGACGCGAGTGCACCACAGGGCCGCTTCCAGTGTCTCGTACAAGGCGGACAAGTCGTTCCTCGGCTGCTCCCAGGGATACGACGAGTGGTACGGCCGCCGGAGTGAGAACCCGAACGTGCTGGTCGGAGCACTGGTAGGAGGCCCCGACGACATAGACGAGTTCAGCGACGCGAGAGGGAATCACATGCAGACGGAGGCGTGTACTTATAACACGGCGCTGATGGTCGGAGTGTTTGCGAAGCTCAGTGAATTGGAAggacgcagcagcagcagcagaagaaaaCTTCATCATACTAATAGCATATTGTCTTAA